One Drechmeria coniospora strain ARSEF 6962 chromosome 01, whole genome shotgun sequence genomic region harbors:
- a CDS encoding ribonuclease P complex subunit Pop4 translates to MSSAEQAQQQQQNAAATRNLLARAHSPDSANRIYGDKIQHRTLHLKPSSPPPAVVNARTARRKARELVKEKAKARPKPLSSRERRQLGLHEIPKAGQKYDMYEPLGELWRGYAREILGNDIYGGGPAAGAKLASAELHGAPAEVVRSRCPGRVGIKGIIVRDRKFVLEIITKERGLKVVPKEGTTFRIEVPREDASAQSQSSDGHPFTFDLLGDQLMLRPADRATRKFKTHFLKTL, encoded by the coding sequence ATGAGCTCCGCCGAGCAAGcccaacagcaacagcagaATGCGGCCGCCACCCGAAACCTCCTCGCCCGAGCACACTCGCCCGACAGTGCGAATCGCATCTACGGCGACAAGATCCAGCATCGCACGCTTCATCTGAaaccttcctcgccgccgcccgccgtcgtcaacgcGCGCACCGCTCGAAGGAAAGCGCGCGAGCTTGTCAAGGAAAAAGCCAAGGCGAGGCCTAAGCCGCTGTCGTCGCGTGAGCGTCGCCAGCTTGGCCTCCACGAGATTCCCAAGGCAGGGCAAAAGTACGACATGTACGAGCCTCTCGGCGAGCTCTGGCGAGGATATGCACGCGAGATTCTGGGCAACGACatctacggcggcggcccggcTGCTGGAGCAAAGTTGGCGAGCGCCGAGCTTCACGGGGCCCCGGCCGAAGTCGTTCGAAGCCGCTGTCCCGGTCGGGTGGGCATCAAGGGCATCATTGTCCGCGACCGGAAATTCGTCTTGGAAATCATCACCAAGGAGAGGGGTCTGAAGGTTGTGCCGAAGGAGGGCACGACGTTTCGCATCGAGGTGCCTCGCGAGGATGCATCGGCCCAGAGCCAGAGCAGCGACGGCCATCCATTCACGTTTGACCTTCTCGGCGACCAGTTGATGCTTCGGCCCGCAGACCGGGCGACCAGAAAATTCAAAACGCACTTTCTCAAGACTCTCTAA